A DNA window from Phyllostomus discolor isolate MPI-MPIP mPhyDis1 chromosome X, mPhyDis1.pri.v3, whole genome shotgun sequence contains the following coding sequences:
- the PSMD10 gene encoding 26S proteasome non-ATPase regulatory subunit 10 isoform X1, with amino-acid sequence MEGFVSNLMVCNLAYSGKLEELKKEILGDKSLATRTDQDSRTALHWACSAGHTEIVEFLLQLGVPVNDKDDAGWSPLHIAASAGRDEIVKALLGRGAQVNAVNQNGCTPLHYAASKNRHEIAVMLLEGGANPDAKDHYEATAMHRAAAKGNLKMIHILLYYKASTNIQDTEGNTPLHLACDEERVEEAKLLVSQGASIYIENKEEKTPLQVAKGGLGLALKGMVEG; translated from the exons ATGGAAGGGTTTGTGTCTAACTTAATGGTCTGCAATCTGGCCTACAGCGGAAAGCTGGAGGAGTTGAAAAAGGAGATCCTGGGCGATAAATCCCTGGCTACTAGAACTGACCAG GACAGCAGAACTGCATTGCATTGGGCATGCTCAGCTGGACATACAGAGATTGTTGAATTCTTGCTGCAACTTGGTGTGCCAGTGAATGATAAAGATGAT GCGGGTTGGTCTCCTCTTCATATCGCTGCTTCTGCTGGCCGGGATGAGATTGTAAAAGCCCTTCTGGGAAGAGGTGCTCAAGTGAATGCTGTTAATCAAAATGGCTGTACTCCCCTACATTATGCAGCTTCCAAAAACAGGCATGAG ATTGCTGTCATGTTACTAGAAGGCGGGGCTAATCCAGATGCTAAGGACCATTATGAGGCTACAGCAATGCACCGGGCCGCAGCCAAGGGTAACTTGAAGATGATTCATATTCTTCTGTACTACAAAGCATCCACAAACATCCAAGACACTGAGGGTAACACTCCTCT ACACTTAGCCTGTGATGAGGAGAGagtggaagaagcaaaactgCTGGTGTCCCAAGGAGCAAGTATTTACAttgagaataaagaagaaaagacaccCCTGCAAGTGGCCAAAGGTGGTCTGGGTTTAGCACTCAAGGGAATGGTGGAAGGTTAA
- the PSMD10 gene encoding 26S proteasome non-ATPase regulatory subunit 10 isoform X2: MEGFVSNLMVCNLAYSGKLEELKKEILGDKSLATRTDQDSRTALHWACSAGHTEIVEFLLQLGVPVNDKDDAGWSPLHIAASAGRDEIVKALLGRGAQVNAVNQNGCTPLHYAASKNRHEIAVMLLEGGANPDAKDHYEATAMHRAAAKDT, from the exons ATGGAAGGGTTTGTGTCTAACTTAATGGTCTGCAATCTGGCCTACAGCGGAAAGCTGGAGGAGTTGAAAAAGGAGATCCTGGGCGATAAATCCCTGGCTACTAGAACTGACCAG GACAGCAGAACTGCATTGCATTGGGCATGCTCAGCTGGACATACAGAGATTGTTGAATTCTTGCTGCAACTTGGTGTGCCAGTGAATGATAAAGATGAT GCGGGTTGGTCTCCTCTTCATATCGCTGCTTCTGCTGGCCGGGATGAGATTGTAAAAGCCCTTCTGGGAAGAGGTGCTCAAGTGAATGCTGTTAATCAAAATGGCTGTACTCCCCTACATTATGCAGCTTCCAAAAACAGGCATGAG ATTGCTGTCATGTTACTAGAAGGCGGGGCTAATCCAGATGCTAAGGACCATTATGAGGCTACAGCAATGCACCGGGCCGCAGCCAAGG ACACTTAG